One region of Gossypium raimondii isolate GPD5lz chromosome 6, ASM2569854v1, whole genome shotgun sequence genomic DNA includes:
- the LOC105774384 gene encoding uncharacterized protein LOC105774384: protein MKKLYRRGMVHPSPSITTDHLSFLPATILTLSAALSPEDKQVLAYLISCSNNDFGNFSGRRKNTPKPQTKRSFSSSSSDHDHPPLFTCDCFRCYMSYWVRWDSSPNRQLIHEIIDAFEDEVAQSKKTKSKKERKKKGGVTGGSCSSKRPDLSLRKGDSGELKTVEQSSNSVDGGNGGGDDGQEGIEKGSVRGLVSFIGERIWNVWGQ from the coding sequence ATGAAGAAACTCTACCGTAGAGGCATGGTTCATCCATCACCATCGATCACGACCGATCATCTGTCTTTCCTCCCGGCTACCATATTAACCCTTTCTGCTGCTCTTTCCCCTGAAGACAAACAAGTCTTGGCCTATCTCATCTCTTGTTCCAACAATGATTTTGGCAACTTTTCAGGCCGCCGTAAAAACACTCCAAAACCCCAAACTAAAAGGAGTTTTAGCAGCAGCAGTAGTGACCATGATCATCCCCCACTTTTCACCTGCGATTGTTTCAGGTGCTATATGAGTTACTGGGTCAGGTGGGACTCGTCCCCCAATCGGCAGCTGATACACGAGATCATCGATGCTTTCGAAGACGAGGTGGCGCAAAGCAAGAAGACGAAGAgcaagaaagaaaggaagaagaaaggcGGTGTTACTGGTGGGTCTTGCAGTTCGAAACGACCCGATTTGAGCTTACGGAAAGGAGATTCCGGTGAGTTGAAAACAGTGGAACAGAGCAGTAACAGCGTCGACGGTGGTAATGGTGGTGGGGATGATGGTCAAGAAGGAATAGAAAAAGGTTCAGTAAGGGGGTTGGTTAGCTTCATAGGAGAAAGGATTTGGAACGTTTGGGGCCAATAA
- the LOC105773943 gene encoding mediator of RNA polymerase II transcription subunit 11: MDSPTQNTSLRRLQNVEKRIVRVLELAGGVMDELANPTGPRKEFINNHCREFMKMIKDIQVTLRDEIKSACEYRPFEKCDYSSRISNEICCKKLEYVLFQLDAMKQTIDEYQATV; the protein is encoded by the exons atGGATTCTCCCACTCAGAATACCTCTTTGCGGCGACTTCAAAATGTGGAGAAG AGAATCGTTAGGGTTTTGGAGCTGGCGGGAGGTGTCATGGATGAACTCGCCAATCCAACGGGTCCCAGGAAAGAATTTATCAATAATCATTGCCGTGAATTCATGAAGATGATCAAG GATATCCAAGTGACATTGAGGGATGAAATCAAGAGTGCCTGTGAGTATCGTCCGTTTGAGAAGTGCGATTATAGTTCGAGAATATCGAATGAAATCTGTTGCAAGAAACTCGAATATGTGCTCTTCCAGTTGGATGCAATGAAACAAACCATTGATGAATATCAGGCCACTGTTTGA
- the LOC105773944 gene encoding mitochondrial pyruvate carrier 4, with amino-acid sequence MASSKLQALWNHPAGPKTIHFWAPTFKWGISIANVADFAKPPEKLSYPQQIAVTATGIIWSRYSTVITPKNWNLFSVNIAMAGTGIYQLTRKIKHDYFSEAEPAVASE; translated from the exons ATGGCGTCCTCCAAGCTACAGGCTCTGTGGAACCACCCTGCCGGACCCAAAACCA TTCACTTTTGGGCACCAACTTTTAAATGGGGCATTAGCATAGCGAATGTGGCTGACTTTGCTAAACCACCGGAAAAACTTTCCTACCCTCAGCAAATAG CGGTTACTGCAACTGGAATTATCTGGTCACGCTACAGCACTGTAATCACTCCG AAAAATTGGAATCTCTTCAGTGTAAACATTGCTATGGCTGGAACAGGCATATACCAACTAACACGAAAAATAAA ACATGATTACTTTTCGGAGGCAGAGCCAGCCGTTGCATCTGAATGA